GGGGACTTAGAAGAATGTGAATACCTGAAAACTAGCaaaaagaggggaaaagcagTTAAACGGTAAAAGTGTCCAGATTTCAAGTGTACAGTGCCCCCTTTAATGTCAGCACACATGAAAGCAGTATCACTGGTCTGTACTTCTATTGCAAAAACTTACTTGTGCCTGAACGCAGAGACAAACGAGCAATACTGGCAGCTGTACTTGTCTTCACGGGTAAACATGGCCAGAGCCAAATGACTTCTCTCATGAGATCGCAGACCCTGCATAGACATCAAAACCCGGTCACACTGGCTGCAGTGGTAGCCCCCAGGCCTGGTTTCATCTTCCAAGGATGCTCCAGATTCAGCTTCAGTAAATTCCACCATGCCATGGTCTTTTGCTCCCTCAAAACCCTCCAAAGTTGTGTTTGAAGAATCTTCCGCCTCCTGCTAAAAAACACATACCCCCCCAAAGCCATcaattctctctcccttctgccttGGGTCTTCCCCGTGTGTTAACTTTACCTTAAGATTCCCTTTTCAGAATCTCTCCTGGAATCCCACTACATCCATGTTCTAAAGATATCCCTGCACCGTTCCCATGTCATCAATGGCTTTCTTCAGGAAAAGGTCCCATACTCTCAAATCTATTCTAAAAAAAGACTAACTCTCACAACTGGCCCTAAGTAATATTGTCAATGTCAGCATAAAAGCCATGGAAATGGAGTAGAAACTGAGCTAACAACCATCTAAGCCCTGGAGGTGGAGTCCCCAAAACAGCTTAAAGACACATAGGAGGGTGGTATGTAGGAAACTTGCATTGTCCTGGCCTCTGGACTAACCCAGACCTTCCCTTCCAAGGACTGTTGAGCAAACACTttccaccagcactaaattcacaagAGAAAAACAACAGGCACTCTAAGAAAACACTACTCCTCTTCAAAAACCGTTACCTGTTTCTTGTTCCCCTCCCTTATTATTATTCATCATGGCACATATTTTGTTGTGATCAACAGCTTAAAATTGGTAGAGAGTGTGGCACCACATTTATTTGACCTTGGTTTTCAGCTTTCTTACTCAACTACTTAAGTAATTTCCTTTTGCTCAAAAAGATGGCAGTGATCCTGTAGGCTACTCTTGGAAAGGATAGTTGGGTAGGAGAAAAGGAACAATCTCTTTTGTAGCATCACGTAAGCAAATGGGGAGGACAGTGAAAGGacaacaaaataataaaagcCCTTTTAGATAGAGCACTTCAGACCTTTCTGGATTTAGTTGCCCTATAGTAGTATGCAGCAGGGGTTATGAAACAGGGGATTGTGGGGCCAGCTCTGCTACTCAACCCACTCTGAATTCTCACTGCAGCAAAAGGAATGTGTTCACAGATCCTGATGCATGACTGCATGCACACACCCCAGTTGATATCCTGAAGAACATGCTGTGAGGAAGTAACCTCTAGTCCTCCCCTGCACAACAAATTTCCTAGAAGCAAAAGTCCATTTGCACATGAAGAACAAAGTGCATTTACAATCAGCCTCTTTAGTTGGGCCAATGGCTCAGATAAATGACTAGTTAGCCATCTGAATGGCTGTTTATGGATACAAATACCCAGTTTGCTTGTCATTGTAACTATGCATGCAAGCATGTAACACACAATTTCATGTACATTTGTGTGTACACACTTCAGGTTTcctcttctgaaaattttgccttCAGAGGCAAAGACAGTAGAAAAGTAGCCCAGAATAGCTGGACAAGAGCATCCTGCTCAGAGGCCTACGCTTTCTACCACGGACAAGGCAAATTCCTTTATGCAAGATAAAGGGGATATACTCAGTGGCAAAAAATAGTCTTCATGTCCCAAATCAAAGGTAGAAGAAAGTTGTAACTAACATCTGAAAAATTTAGCATTAAAATAATCCAGAGACAACAAAGAAGACTGTCCATTCGATTTGGTTGATGACTAGGAAAATCAGTACCTAATCAAAATTGAATTTAATGAGAGAGTCTGCACATTTTTGATCAGGCCTTAATCTCAAACAAACACATAGCCAGTTCTTATAATTCTCACCTTTACGGTAGCTGTCACAGAAGAGACATTCCCATACTGAACATGCTTGCGAAGGTGATTACAGATGGCTCGAAGGGTGGGATGAACTTCCACGCAAAATTTACATTTGTATCCAACAACTTTCCTCTCCTTAAATTTTGATACATCTTCCAAGTGACCGAATGTCTGTTGGAACACATCAGTATAATCAACATATACATTGTAATTTGCTTCCAGAACTAACTTAACCAAAAGAGTGAGAGAGATTACAAATGTACCCTGCAACAgcatggattttaaaataaaaaacaattaggcaagccatttttgtttttccaaatagaaaagaaaaagcccACTCCCTTGGTACTTTAAGAACAGAGGTACAGATTTTGCAAAGCCGCCTAAACGACTtagccttgttgccaagaaggctaacggcattttgggctgtataagtaggggcattgccagcagatggagggatgtgatcattcccctctagtcgacattggtgaggcctcatctggagtactgtgtccagttttggaccccaaactacaagaaggatgttggaaaattggaaagtgtccagcggagggcaacaaaaatgattaggaggctcggcacatgacttatgaggagaggctgagggaactgggactatttagtctgcagaagagaagagtgaggggggatttgatagcagccttcagctacctgaaggggggttccaaagaggatggatctagactgttctcaacggtagcagatgacagaacaagaagtaatggtctcaagttgcagtgggggaggtttaggttggatattaggaaaaactttttcactaggagggtggtgaagcactggaatgggttacctagggaggtggtggaatctccatccttagaggtttttaaggtcaggcttgacaaagccctggctgggatgatttagttggggattggtcctgctttgagcaggaggttggactagatacctcctgaggtcccatccgaCCTTGATATTGTATGATTGTATGATACATACACATCCATTAACATAGATGGATAATATGTGTTTAAATCCCTTAGGCTGCTTTGCAAAATCTCCTCTTGAGTTTTCAATAACCCCTCGTTAATGCCTTTAAAATATGCAGGTAAAACATTTGCATAGTATGAACTCTGAATTTCTGCCTAGTGACAgagtattattaatttttaattacaagGACAAGTTATGCCACTGAGTGACTTCGATATAAACTATGAATCACTCCTTCGCAATGGTAAatagttacttcagatttacaccagtgaacaGAACAACATTTGGTCCAAAGTTCAtatggggtctgatccaaagcctgaaGTCACTAGATAGACGCTCATTGATATTAATAGGCTTTGGTTGAGGCTCCTTGTCAGCTATATTACCCCCATCATGCTGACATCGAGCCTTATTGAGCAAGCTATTCCTGACAAGGAAATTGGTGTTATTACAAGGGATGATgactggagggggcgggggggattgGAAAAGAGACAGAGGCCAGGGGCCTTCTAATAGAAAGTCACATTATTAAGTGCCAGATAAGGAGGCTACTCACAAGAAGAGAGGAGGAAACAGAAATCCCCTAGGAAGCTCTAGAAAGGGATACAgaagtgggcgggggggggggaatgtaatCGAGCTAGAACATTTCATTGATTTACAGAACTCATCGGCACACTAAGTCACTTGCTTGCCTGTAGCTGTTTGGCTGCCAAAGAGCATGCATGTGTACACTAATAATAAGCTGCCTGGGAGGGGGGTGTtgagagaacacacacactctcttaccCTCTCTTGTTTGAAATCTGCAAAAGCACCATCTGCATATTTCTGCTTGCTCAAAAGCTGTTTCCTCCTCTCTTGACGTTTGGCACGCTTCTGGAATTCCTCATTGTGACTGTTTAAGTGTGAGGTCAGTTCTGCCGTGCTATGCAGTTTACTATCACAGTGCTTGCACTGGTAGGCAGAGCTCTGAGAGCGGGTGCCACATCCCAGTATGGTAAAGTCTCTCTTCAAATCCTTGCTGTGGTGGTCAGTATAATGCATACACAGCAGTTCGGCCGTGCTGAAGGATAGTTTGAAACATTTTATGCACCTGAAAGGCAGCCACTCAATTTCCTGAGCCTCATTCTCCACCTCAGCCTTTTCAAAATCATTTCTCTCCTCTCCTAGAGTCTGCTTTTCATGCTCGTCAGCATACACAGCTGTAAAGTAGCCCCCCAGCTTGCTCGCATGCTGCTTCTTAGGGAAAACGCCAGGGTGACGCTTCATGTAGTGGGACACGATGCCTTTTTTGCTAAAGGACTGGAAGGAACAAAGTGAGCACTTTTTCTTTTCCACTGCCCTCCTCAACTCCTCACTCAATTGAGGAGAGGTGTCTTTGGGAGGCGACGGAATGATCACTTTGCTGGGCTTGTCACTTACCGTCCTGGAGGCTGCCAGGCAATGAGTGTAATAAGCGTCAATGTCATGCCGTTTCTGGTAGTGTGCTGCAAGCCCTTTGCGGATGGGGTTTGTGTAGGAACACAAAGCGCATTTGAAGAGGTTGTTTTTGCCTTCGGGCTGCGCCCGGACATTGTTGTGTTTGATGCGGTAGTGCCTGGCTATCCCCTTCCGGGTGGAGCAGAAATATTTGCACAGCTGGCAGCGGAACACCGTGTGAGACACAAGATGAGAGCTGGAGAAATGAGAAGCTGGCACAGTAACTTCTCCGATGTCCTCAGCAGCAATTTCCGGAGAAGCCTTTATTTCGGGGGTACCCCCCGGCTCCATGGACACAGACACCTTCGACGGTGACTGCGCAAACACATCAAATTCAGGTTGGTTGTGGTATTTTTCATAATGAATTTTAAGCTTTTCCAAAGTGCCATGGGTATAAGGGCATAATTTGCATCTGTAAGCACCATACCCTTGCTTGAAAATCCTACTCGTTTCTTCCACATCATTCTGGGCCATGTCATTAGACTGCTCCACGTCATGCACAAAATCCTCAGCGGTGACCTTTATTGACGGATGCCGTTTCTGGTAGTGTGTAAGGACACCATGGATCCGCGTATTAATGTATGGGCAATGCCTGCATTTGTACACGGCTCCTGGGTTAATGTCTATGTCCTGTGCGAAATCTGCAGCTTTAACTTTCATGCCAGGATGTTTTTTGCCATAATGCGTCAGGAGCCCGTGCAAGTTATTGTATTCAGACTGGCACACCGTGCACTGATATGGCGTGGAGGATATTGCAGGGTTTGCAGAGGCCAGCTGGATATTTTTTTCCTGGGGAAGGCTGGAATCTTCTGCACAATCGACATCCTGTTCCATCTGTGATGTGGTTATCTGGTCTTCAGAATTAACTCTAGTCCCGACTTCATCGGACTGGGTCCCAGCTTTCTCAGCAGCATCTTTCTCCTTGATGATATCCAGCAACACAGATTCATCCCCATTCATGGCCCAAGGATGAAAAGCCTGATAGTGATTTGTAATATCCCAAATGGAAGATGCTTCAAAAATGCAGTCTCTGCATTTATAGGTTTTTGCCTCTGATGGCATCACtagggctggaggggaaggaTCTGGACCTGCCCAGAGTTTAGTGGCCATGTATGTATAATCAACATAATGCTCAGGATGTCTCCTTTGGTAATGCACGAGCAAACCGCTAGGCTCTGTATGTGAATAAATACACCATTCACAGTGATAACCAGCTTCTATTAAGCCATCCAAAAATGCCCATCGTAAAATGGATGTAACTGTGGCCTTCAGACTTGGATGGTCTTTCTTAATATGCTTCCTCAGTGCATAAAAATAAGGTGATGTGTAGGAACACTGACGGCATTTGAGAGCTCTTAGTTTAGCCTTGTCCCGCTCTGCATTGGAAGCGGGcgcaggcatgctgctggacAATTTTTTCTGGCCACGATCGCAAAGGCTCCTAATTGTGGCCGTGTGCTGTCTGATCACATCTGCATTGGCTTTGAAGTCACGATGCTTCTTTTGATAATGAATGAGCACGCCTTTAACGGTCCGATTTCCATAATCACAATGCTGACAGAAGAACATTTCATTCTCAAGGGGAGCCACAGAGCTCTCAGAGCTGCCCCTGTTCAGCTGCATAGACGCTGGTGGCCTCTGAATGCCAGGTGGCATTTCACCACCCCTCATCATTGCTGCTGTGGGGGGCGTCTGTCTAATGTATTTCGCAGTGACCTTTATTTCTGGATGCCTTTTCTGATAGTGGACGAGCACGCCTACCACTGAGCGGTTGCTATATGAACAGTGCTTGCAGTAGTAGAGTTCAGTGGTGAGgtctggtggtggtggagggggaggtGGTGGCTGCGAAGCCATGTTGGACAGTTTTGGGGAGATGGGAGTTCCCAGCTCAAAGGACAGTTGAGCCAAGGCAGAACCCCTTTCGACAGACACCACCCGCATGGTCTTCTGAATCCTGAAATATGAAGCCTTTTCTTCAGGGTGTTTTTTCTGATAATGCACCAGAACAGAATGCATGTTAGGGCTCGCAAACGAACACACATCACAGTCATACACCACAACGCTATTAACTGAAGGCTCTTTCTGATTTTCACATTCTGGACTAAAACTCTTTGAAGCATTTTTGTTAAATGTAGCAGGCATGCCAGCCCCGCGGGCCACTGGGGTGGAAGTTGCCATGGTCTTCGGAGCAGAATTCAAGATCTCTCTCAGTGTTTGCGACTCTGCATTTAACCCTTCTTGCTGCTCAACTACATAGCTTGAAAATATCATTGCATTGTTAATTTTAACAGTTGGGTGCATTCTTTGGTAGTGTGGCATCAAGCTTCTAACATTCGGGCTAGTGTAAGAGCAAAAGCGGCAGCGGTAGATCAGATCAGAATGATCAAAGTTGAGTACATTCATAGCTTCAGGATGATGCTCACCATAATGCTGTTGCAGGTCTTCAAAGTTGGTATAGTCAATGTAACATTCAAGGCATCTGTACACAGCACTGTGATCGTTAGGGTCTAAGATATACCTAAAGCTGAACTTAATGTAAGGGTGCATCCGTTGGTAGTGGGTGCTAACACTCCTGGCAGATTTGTTACTAAAGTCACAGTGTTTGCAATAATAAAGCCGTCCGGAATCATTAAACTCTGCATTTTCACTGTTTTGATCAGATCCATACATACTCGACTGGCTGCCCAAAAGAGATGCATTAGGCCCTTGATGATCCTTCATGTTGACAGAAGAGCAGTAATAATCTTCCTCATCTTCAGATAAAGTTAGCTCAATTTCTGCCCCATTGGTGGAATTATAATCATGCGGCATGTTCCTGAAATTAGTCTCCTTCTGAGAATCATTAGTATCTCTTCCCCACATTTGCTGGGGTGCATAGGAACTAGACACCTCCATCAATGGCTCTGTTTGTTCTTCTTCCTTGTCCAATTCTACTTCTATCTCCACTTcattgtcttcctcctcctcttcgtcATCCTCTACATTAATCACTGCATCTTCTTGCTGCTTGTTTTGGTTGATTTTGCTCTGTAAGTTGCTAGCTATTTCATCAATTCTAGTTCGCTTCTTCACGGGTGATAGATCTAGGGGAAAGTCATTTGTCAGTTTTCGAGAGGCCTTAGCTACAAAGTTATTTTTAGATGATAACCCAAGAATTGAGGTCTGGCTTTTCTTCACAGTGCTGGAGGCAACATGGGCATCCACCTCACCCTCTTGTGGAGCATTGGATGACGGTCCCTCATATTTTGGCAAGTTATCACAAAAAGAATGCTTGTGTTGTTGATGAACTCGGAGACCTTTCAAAGTAGTTGTGGAGTAGTTGCACAGCGTGCATTTATAAGGGTGCTGCGAGTGGGGTTGAGGggactgctgctgttgctgctgcacagATTCCATCATTCCGCCTGACTTCCTGCCATTTATATTTCCACTCTCATAAGACATTGTGCTTTCGTTCAGAGAGGAGGCTATGCTTTCACTCTGGGAATTCACAGCATCCCAATCTGATGTTGTACCTGTATGACACTGTTTATGAGCTCCAAGTTTTAATGAACTCTTACAAGTGAAAGGACATTCATCGCACTTGTATACAGCCGTCTTCCCAGACAAGTGGATGTTCTCAATATGGCGGGAGATGCTTCGGCGGTGCATAGTGAGGAAAGGGCAAAAAGGACACTGGAACCTGTTCATGTATCTTCTAAAGGGTATCCCCTTTGTTTCCAATAATTTGTTACCATCAGATCCCATCAGCTGCTCTGCAGACATTCCTGAGGTCTGGTGATCCATGGAGTTCAAGCCGTTCTCACTGTCTATTTCATTTAGCTCTTCATCAGAGCTAGAGTCATTTAGCATACTATTAGTTTCCAGGTCAGCAGAAGAATTTGTCATGTCAGCTATTCCATAGCGGGATCTGTCAGACAAATTAACCATACCAGAGTTATGAGGTGACTTAGGCTTCATTTGAGGATAAGACACAGAAGAAAACTTTGAAGATGTAGAAGAATTGGGTCTGATAAGGGAGTTACTCATAGAACCTCTGAAGTTTGAGATATTGGCATTCGGCATCTCACGTCCTGTAGCATTCATAGAGATATAGTTGGAGTTTGGGGCGGAGTTTGGTGCACTCTTGTTCTGCACATCAGGCAACCCGGTTCCATCCTGTTGCTGTCTCAGGCTTGACAGTATTTTTACCATGCTGCGATGCTTCTTCATCATGTGGTCACACCAGCGTTCCCTTCGAGGAGTCTGATAGCTACACCATTCGCAGCAAAAATTGCCCCTGGACTTTGTTAAAGGCTTGACCATGGATTCTAAGATGCTACGCTCTACTACTTCAGCAGGTAGCTCCTTGCAGGATTCCTGTACTGGCACGGATGCAGATGCAGATTCAGATATGGCAGCTGCAGTGGCAGGGGGAGTTGAACTCTCCTTTAGATTATTTTTGTGATACATTTTCTGGTGCTTAATAATCCTTGCACGCCTTGGTGATTTATAGGTGCAGAACTGGCAAGAGAAAACTTTGCCAAACCCTTCATGCATCATGATGTTGTAATTTAAGGATCCAGCAGCAGGCGGCCCCACCGAGCTCCCTCCAGCTTGTGTGCCATGCACTTTTCGGGTATGTTCTATGAGAAGGTTTTTGGATCTGAAGTAACGCACACAGAATTTGCACTGGAAAAACTTGTTTGTTGGTTTGGGATTTGGGGCCATGTGCTGGCTATAAAAACTCTGGCTATGGCTATAATAACTTCCAGTCCCCATCTGAGCTGCATTTTGccctaaaagaaagaaaaaaaaaccaagaaataaatacatacaatttCTTCCCCACCTACCACTCAACGATATAATTCAATATTCAACAAAAATCACATCCCATTGGGTACATCAGTATTCAAATGCATGCAATGCATTAGACTATCTTATCTATGCTTCTCTACTGCACATATTGCAAAACTCAGATATGTGGGACATAACGTGGAATATGTATTACttctaaaataacttttttttttaaataaacacactGGTTTCAGAAGTTCACACAAAAAAAACTTCTAAAATTCTTGAAGATAAAAAAACAGATAACTCCTCATTTCAGTGGTTACATAGAAAACAGTAATCAGAACTGATATGGCAGTAATTAGACAATGCTCACTTTGCTGTCATTATaagaaaattaatgaaaattaCAAAGTAAAGACAGGCAACAAGAAAGAGGGGTTTATGTTTACCTGCAATTTCATCTGCAATTGTAAATTCATCCTTTATAGAAGAAAATTCGACCTCTGTCTGGTTGCTAGCATTCATGGAGCCAGACCTTGGCTGGCTAGGACTTTCCTCAGAAACATCTGTTGGCTGCAAAAATGCAGTGTGAACATCTTGAATGTGAGCTTTAAGGTCTTCATAGGATGGAGCTCGAAAATCGCAGCCATCGCACTGCAGCACCTCCATGGTCCTGGATAATACTTTTACATCAGGAAATTCTGAAAGTAAAGGAATGGGGGAGAAGCACTTGTCACAGAAACACCATTCAGTGAACTGTGACTAATAAGTAAAGCCAAGCTTGTCAGCAAGTAACCTCCAGAAATGCTAATATTACAGAAGCAGGAACTCAACTTTTACTCAATATGTTGAAAGGCATCAAGGAAATTCAAATTAACAGAAAGTCCTACCTAAATGGCTCACAAGTTGCTGAGCTGGGCTCTACAAATATTCAAGCCTTATGACCAATGGATGTTGATTCAGTAGACCATGCCTTCTTGCCTTTTCCCTTACTCAGGTTCTTCCTCTATGGGCTTATTGCTACATTGACGCTCTGCCTCAAATAAAGACTTGGGAAGCACATGTGATTTGAGAAGCTCCATTACTTCCAGCCATTCATGCACTGACGTTTGCTATTAGAAAACAGCATTTGTGCCTCTTTTTGACCAGCACTGACCTTCCTGCAGGTTCAACAACTACTGACTACTTCACTGCTAAAGATTAAAAAGCCTCCACTGGAAACTTGCATTTTCAATTAGTTTAAACATCTAGTCAGTTTTGACGTTGATGGAAAAAAGACACATTATGGCAATGAGAGATCTGGATACGTTGACTTTTGACAGATTATTGCACAACCCCTAAACAATTCCACCAAACACAGATGATAGCAATATTCTTGGCTGAAATTCCCAT
This genomic interval from Gopherus evgoodei ecotype Sinaloan lineage chromosome 6, rGopEvg1_v1.p, whole genome shotgun sequence contains the following:
- the ZNF462 gene encoding zinc finger protein 462 isoform X1, coding for MEVLQCDGCDFRAPSYEDLKAHIQDVHTAFLQPTDVSEESPSQPRSGSMNASNQTEVEFSSIKDEFTIADEIAGQNAAQMGTGSYYSHSQSFYSQHMAPNPKPTNKFFQCKFCVRYFRSKNLLIEHTRKVHGTQAGGSSVGPPAAGSLNYNIMMHEGFGKVFSCQFCTYKSPRRARIIKHQKMYHKNNLKESSTPPATAAAISESASASVPVQESCKELPAEVVERSILESMVKPLTKSRGNFCCEWCSYQTPRRERWCDHMMKKHRSMVKILSSLRQQQDGTGLPDVQNKSAPNSAPNSNYISMNATGREMPNANISNFRGSMSNSLIRPNSSTSSKFSSVSYPQMKPKSPHNSGMVNLSDRSRYGIADMTNSSADLETNSMLNDSSSDEELNEIDSENGLNSMDHQTSGMSAEQLMGSDGNKLLETKGIPFRRYMNRFQCPFCPFLTMHRRSISRHIENIHLSGKTAVYKCDECPFTCKSSLKLGAHKQCHTGTTSDWDAVNSQSESIASSLNESTMSYESGNINGRKSGGMMESVQQQQQQSPQPHSQHPYKCTLCNYSTTTLKGLRVHQQHKHSFCDNLPKYEGPSSNAPQEGEVDAHVASSTVKKSQTSILGLSSKNNFVAKASRKLTNDFPLDLSPVKKRTRIDEIASNLQSKINQNKQQEDAVINVEDDEEEEEDNEVEIEVELDKEEEQTEPLMEVSSSYAPQQMWGRDTNDSQKETNFRNMPHDYNSTNGAEIELTLSEDEEDYYCSSVNMKDHQGPNASLLGSQSSMYGSDQNSENAEFNDSGRLYYCKHCDFSNKSARSVSTHYQRMHPYIKFSFRYILDPNDHSAVYRCLECYIDYTNFEDLQQHYGEHHPEAMNVLNFDHSDLIYRCRFCSYTSPNVRSLMPHYQRMHPTVKINNAMIFSSYVVEQQEGLNAESQTLREILNSAPKTMATSTPVARGAGMPATFNKNASKSFSPECENQKEPSVNSVVVYDCDVCSFASPNMHSVLVHYQKKHPEEKASYFRIQKTMRVVSVERGSALAQLSFELGTPISPKLSNMASQPPPPPPPPPDLTTELYYCKHCSYSNRSVVGVLVHYQKRHPEIKVTAKYIRQTPPTAAMMRGGEMPPGIQRPPASMQLNRGSSESSVAPLENEMFFCQHCDYGNRTVKGVLIHYQKKHRDFKANADVIRQHTATIRSLCDRGQKKLSSSMPAPASNAERDKAKLRALKCRQCSYTSPYFYALRKHIKKDHPSLKATVTSILRWAFLDGLIEAGYHCEWCIYSHTEPSGLLVHYQRRHPEHYVDYTYMATKLWAGPDPSPPALVMPSEAKTYKCRDCIFEASSIWDITNHYQAFHPWAMNGDESVLLDIIKEKDAAEKAGTQSDEVGTRVNSEDQITTSQMEQDVDCAEDSSLPQEKNIQLASANPAISSTPYQCTVCQSEYNNLHGLLTHYGKKHPGMKVKAADFAQDIDINPGAVYKCRHCPYINTRIHGVLTHYQKRHPSIKVTAEDFVHDVEQSNDMAQNDVEETSRIFKQGYGAYRCKLCPYTHGTLEKLKIHYEKYHNQPEFDVFAQSPSKVSVSMEPGGTPEIKASPEIAAEDIGEVTVPASHFSSSHLVSHTVFRCQLCKYFCSTRKGIARHYRIKHNNVRAQPEGKNNLFKCALCSYTNPIRKGLAAHYQKRHDIDAYYTHCLAASRTVSDKPSKVIIPSPPKDTSPQLSEELRRAVEKKKCSLCSFQSFSKKGIVSHYMKRHPGVFPKKQHASKLGGYFTAVYADEHEKQTLGEERNDFEKAEVENEAQEIEWLPFRCIKCFKLSFSTAELLCMHYTDHHSKDLKRDFTILGCGTRSQSSAYQCKHCDSKLHSTAELTSHLNSHNEEFQKRAKRQERRKQLLSKQKYADGAFADFKQERTFGHLEDVSKFKERKVVGYKCKFCVEVHPTLRAICNHLRKHVQYGNVSSVTATVKEAEDSSNTTLEGFEGAKDHGMVEFTEAESGASLEDETRPGGYHCSQCDRVLMSMQGLRSHERSHLALAMFTREDKYSCQYCSFVSAFRHNLDRHMQTHHGHHKPFRCKLCPFKSSYNSRLKTHILKAHAGEHAYKCSSCSFSTMTISQLKEHSLKVHGKALTLPRPRIVSLVASLAQHASKNHTPAEEVEDSNDSSYSEPPDVQQQLNHYQSAALARNNNNISPIPLSGAAAGAEQKTEAILNCEFCEFSSGYIQSIRRHYRDKHGGKKLFKCKDCSFYTGFKSAFTMHVEAGHSAVPEEGPKDLRCPLCLYHTKYKRNMIDHIVLHREERVVPIEVCRSKLSKYLQGVVFRCDKCTFTCSSDESLQQHIEKHNELKPYKCQLCYYETKHTEELDAHLRDEHKVSRNFELVGRVNLDQLEQMKGKTESSSSDEEEKEEEMSPKTEERDSMMFSDSGAPEKRFPCEFCGRSFTEGSEWERHVLRHGMALNESKRGISEDEQPKENTEENVKVPSAEEKESSEEMVDFSHKNETAVLGVAADKSLQENTEAKNE
- the ZNF462 gene encoding zinc finger protein 462 isoform X2; its protein translation is MDTRQIQSEFPDVKVLSRTMEVLQCDGCDFRAPSYEDLKAHIQDVHTAFLQPTDVSEESPSQPRSGSMNASNQTEVEFSSIKDEFTIADEIAGQNAAQMGTGSYYSHSQSFYSQHMAPNPKPTNKFFQCKFCVRYFRSKNLLIEHTRKVHGTQAGGSSVGPPAAGSLNYNIMMHEGFGKVFSCQFCTYKSPRRARIIKHQKMYHKNNLKESSTPPATAAAISESASASVPVQESCKELPAEVVERSILESMVKPLTKSRGNFCCEWCSYQTPRRERWCDHMMKKHRSMVKILSSLRQQQDGTGLPDVQNKSAPNSAPNSNYISMNATGREMPNANISNFRGSMSNSLIRPNSSTSSKFSSVSYPQMKPKSPHNSGMVNLSDRSRYGIADMTNSSADLETNSMLNDSSSDEELNEIDSENGLNSMDHQTSGMSAEQLMGSDGNKLLETKGIPFRRYMNRFQCPFCPFLTMHRRSISRHIENIHLSGKTAVYKCDECPFTCKSSLKLGAHKQCHTGTTSDWDAVNSQSESIASSLNESTMSYESGNINGRKSGGMMESVQQQQQQSPQPHSQHPYKCTLCNYSTTTLKGLRVHQQHKHSFCDNLPKYEGPSSNAPQEGEVDAHVASSTVKKSQTSILGLSSKNNFVAKASRKLTNDFPLDLSPVKKRTRIDEIASNLQSKINQNKQQEDAVINVEDDEEEEEDNEVEIEVELDKEEEQTEPLMEVSSSYAPQQMWGRDTNDSQKETNFRNMPHDYNSTNGAEIELTLSEDEEDYYCSSVNMKDHQGPNASLLGSQSSMYGSDQNSENAEFNDSGRLYYCKHCDFSNKSARSVSTHYQRMHPYIKFSFRYILDPNDHSAVYRCLECYIDYTNFEDLQQHYGEHHPEAMNVLNFDHSDLIYRCRFCSYTSPNVRSLMPHYQRMHPTVKINNAMIFSSYVVEQQEGLNAESQTLREILNSAPKTMATSTPVARGAGMPATFNKNASKSFSPECENQKEPSVNSVVVYDCDVCSFASPNMHSVLVHYQKKHPEEKASYFRIQKTMRVVSVERGSALAQLSFELGTPISPKLSNMASQPPPPPPPPPDLTTELYYCKHCSYSNRSVVGVLVHYQKRHPEIKVTAKYIRQTPPTAAMMRGGEMPPGIQRPPASMQLNRGSSESSVAPLENEMFFCQHCDYGNRTVKGVLIHYQKKHRDFKANADVIRQHTATIRSLCDRGQKKLSSSMPAPASNAERDKAKLRALKCRQCSYTSPYFYALRKHIKKDHPSLKATVTSILRWAFLDGLIEAGYHCEWCIYSHTEPSGLLVHYQRRHPEHYVDYTYMATKLWAGPDPSPPALVMPSEAKTYKCRDCIFEASSIWDITNHYQAFHPWAMNGDESVLLDIIKEKDAAEKAGTQSDEVGTRVNSEDQITTSQMEQDVDCAEDSSLPQEKNIQLASANPAISSTPYQCTVCQSEYNNLHGLLTHYGKKHPGMKVKAADFAQDIDINPGAVYKCRHCPYINTRIHGVLTHYQKRHPSIKVTAEDFVHDVEQSNDMAQNDVEETSRIFKQGYGAYRCKLCPYTHGTLEKLKIHYEKYHNQPEFDVFAQSPSKVSVSMEPGGTPEIKASPEIAAEDIGEVTVPASHFSSSHLVSHTVFRCQLCKYFCSTRKGIARHYRIKHNNVRAQPEGKNNLFKCALCSYTNPIRKGLAAHYQKRHDIDAYYTHCLAASRTVSDKPSKVIIPSPPKDTSPQLSEELRRAVEKKKCSLCSFQSFSKKGIVSHYMKRHPGVFPKKQHASKLGGYFTAVYADEHEKQTLGEERNDFEKAEVENEAQEIEWLPFRCIKCFKLSFSTAELLCMHYTDHHSKDLKRDFTILGCGTRSQSSAYQCKHCDSKLHSTAELTSHLNSHNEEFQKRAKRQERRKQLLSKQKYADGAFADFKQERTFGHLEDVSKFKERKVVGYKCKFCVEVHPTLRAICNHLRKHVQYGNVSSVTATVKQEAEDSSNTTLEGFEGAKDHGMVEFTEAESGASLEDETRPGGYHCSQCDRVLMSMQGLRSHERSHLALAMFTREDKYSCQYCSFVSAFRHNLDRHMQTHHGHHKPFRCKLCPFKSSYNSRLKTHILKAHAGEHAYKCSSCSFSTMTISQLKEHSLKVHGKALTLPRPRIVSLVASLAQHASKNHTPAEEVEDSNDSSYSEPPDVQQQLNHYQSAALARNNNNISPIPLSGAAAGAEQKTEAILNCEFCEFSSGYIQSIRRHYRDKHGGKKLFKCKDCSFYTGFKSAFTMHVEAGHSAVPEEGPKDLRCPLCLYHTKYKRNMIDHIVLHREERVVPIEVCRSKLSKYLQGVVFRCDKCTFTCSSDESLQQHIEKHNELKPYKCQLCYYETKHTEELDAHLRDEHKVSRNFELVGRVNLDQLEQMKGKTESSSSDEEEKEEEMSPKTEERDSMMFSDSGAPEKRFPCEFCGRSFTEGSEWERHVLRHGMALNESKRGISEDEQPKENTEENVKVPSAEEKESSEEMVDFSHKNETAVLGVAADKSLQENTEAKNE